TTAATAAACCAGTGAATGAATAGAGCATTGTCATAATGATTGTTCCGGATAGAATATTACCAAACATCCGTAATGACAGACTAATTAGTGGTGCAAGTGTAGAGAAGATGTTAGGAATTATAAAGAAGAATAATGGTTTAAAGAAACTACTAATATATCCCTTAATTCCATTTTCTCGAATCTTTGTCACTTGAATGATTATCCAGGTTAACAAAGCGAATGTAAACGCAACACTGTAGTTAGCAGTAGGATTTTTTAACCCTACAAGTCCTGACCAATTTGATAATAGGATAAACAGAAATACAGATCCGATATAAGCCGCTAATGCACGACCTCTTTTTTTTCCTAACACAGGTTCAGTGATTGATATAATAGCTTGAACATACATGATCGCGTATAAAGCAAGACCTCTTGGTTTACAGCCTTCTTCATACATATCTATTGATCTCTTTGAAAGCATAATTAGCACAATCATTGCACCTGCAATCACCAATATCGAGAAAACTTCAGCTTGCATGATATTCTTTCCCTTTTGAGAATATGTTGTTTAAGAACATTAAAATTCTACTAGAAAAATAGGCAGCAAATATAGCTAATGGTTCAACAAAACCCCTAAAATAGAATGAAAACAATAGTGGACCCGCAATAATTATTATCGTAAACAAGACATACATAATATACTGACTAATTCTGAAGTTTGGTCTTGTTAGAATCTGATCATAAAACAGTGTTCTTGTCATCTCTATAAGTATCATAACAAACTGTCCAATTAACCAACCTAACGCTACTTGGTAACGCCATGCAGTCAACGGAATTCCAACAAGTAATAATATTAAATTTGTTCTTTTAATTTTCATAATTCACCACCTTTGCAAAAAAAAATGCATCTATACTTGAAGTGTCTTTTCCGCCCTGAAAAGACTAACCTCAAACATAAATGCCTGACCTTTTTTCTATTTGTACTCTATAATAATATCAAATAATTGTACGATTTACAATGTAGATGGCATAAATTTTAGAGTTAGCAACAAAAAATCATCCAAAAATTTTGGTTCATTTATTCGCAAATCAAGTAAACACTTGGTTTAAACTATCACATAAAAAAGTAGGTATTTACTAAAAAAAGTTTTTGAAAATCATGAATTCAACCACCAAACATTCGATTGATCTCATCACATATCACTCATGTATCAATCACTCACTCATACACGATTATAGGCTACTCAATAATTTCCATACTAATTAAGTATCCTGATTCCATATTCTTTCTACGGTTTGATCTGCTCTTCTTTTGTCTTTCTTTCAAGATAAAAGGCAATACAACAAAAAACAATGAACGTAATCACGAATGCTATTTGAATGGTAGATAAGCTTCGAATTTTAACTGATTGTAGGTTTGTTAAGTAGAGTATCGCTGTCGAAGCCCCCATAAAGCCTACGGCAAAAACGGTGCTTCTTATGTAAACCGATTGAAGGTGTTCCGAAGAATTCGAATCCACACTCCCTTGTTCCCCGCCTTTATTCTCCTTATCATTTTTCACAATAATTAACCCAACAACCAATCCGAATATGATTTCCAACCACACATGAAAAGTAGGTGCTTCATTTAAAATAAATCCCATAACACACCGTGCCACAAGACCAGTACATGTAAAGAGAACCGTATAGAAACCCACACGTATATATTTATTCATCATTTTTCCCCTCTTTAAAAATTATCTTTCTGTTGAATTCATTGTATCAGATTTAATCAGAACTAACATAAAAACATCCTCAAATAAAGGATGTTTTTAGTGTATTAATCATTAATCTACTTTACCGTTAAGCTTAAATAGTTTCATCAATTCAACAATCGGTAGTGGTAAGAGCGCTAGCCCAATTACAACTTCCCAGTGATGAAGGTCAAGTTCAATCAATTGGAAGATATCTCTCAAGAATGGTACGAAGAGTACTGCAAGCATCATAATTGCATTTGCGATGGTTGCATATACAAGCCATTTGTTCTTGAAGAATGTCTTGAATACAGATTTACGTGGTGAGTGGATGTTATATGCATGCACAAGTTGTGAGAATGCAAGAACTGTAAATGCCATGGTTTGACCCATTTGTTCAGATCCTTCTGGGTTCCATAGTTTTCCTGAACCATAAAGGAATGCAAACAGTGTAAGACATCCAACCATTACCCCTTGATAACCAATTCGCCACAAGCCACTCTTATTAAGAAGTCCCGCATCACGATTTGGTTTACGATCCATGATATCACTTTCTGCAGGGTCAACACCCAGTGCGAGTGCAGGAAGTGAATCCGTTACTAAGTTAACCCATAAGATATGGATTGGAATCAAAGGAACACCCAAATTAAATACAACCGCAACAAGCAGTGTAATCAGCTCTCCAACGTTACATGATAGTAAGTAGTTTACAGCTTTCATGATGTTGTCTTTAATACGACGCCCTTCTTCAACTGCAGTTACTACCGTTGCGAAGTTATCATCAGTTAGGATCATATCTGCTGCACCTTTCGCAACTTCTGTCCCAACAATACCCATCGCAGCTCCAATGTCTGCCATCTTAAGGGCTGGTGCATCATTGACACCATCACCGGTCATTGCGACGATTTCTCCATGACGTTTCCATGCTTTTATAATACGCATCTTATCTTCAGGTGATACACGTGCATAGACACCAATGTGTTCTACTTGTTCAAAGAGTTCATCATCACTCATGTTATCAAGGTCACGACCTGTCACAACTCGGTGATCTTCAAGCATCCCGATTTCACGTGCAATTGCTTCAGCAGTAATTGCGTGGTCACCGGTAATCATTACAGTACGGATTCCAGCACGTGTTGCGACTTTAACCGCATCCACAACTTCAGGACGTGGTGGGTCAATCATACCCACTAATCCAACAAAGGTTAGGTTTGACTCAATTGAGATGTCCCCTTCATGTGGATTTGAGGTAAGTTCTCTTACAGACAATGCAAGGACACGTAATGCTTTCACAGCCATTGCTTCATTTGCTTTTTGAATGTGTGCAACATCGTCTTGTGTCAGTGGACGTGCAGTACCATCCACACCATAATGAGTGGATACTGCTAAGACTTCATCCACACCACCTTTTGTGAAGGCAAAGATTTTACCATCGATGTTATGAACTGTTGTCATGCGTTTACGACCCGAGTCAAATGGAATTTCATTGATTCGTTTATATTCGTCAAGCAGTTTTTGTGTGTCATGACCTTCATTTTGTGCCCATTCAGAGAGTGCTGTTTCAGTTGGATCTCCAACCCAAACGCCATCAATCAAACGGGAGTCATTACATAATAATGATCCAATAACAAGTTGTTCTTTGTTTGCTGGATTGTTGTCATTCCAGAAATCCACAACCGTCATTTTATTTTGTGTAAGTGTTCCGGTTTTATCTGAACAGATTACCGTTGCAGAGCCTAAGGTTTCTACTGAAGGCAGTGTACGAATGATTGCATTTTTTTCAACCAAACGGTTCACACCCATCGCAAGTACGATGGTTGAGATTGCAGGAAGTCCTTCAGGAATTACCGCAACTGCCAAGGAAACTGCAGTCATGAATGCTTCAAGAATGTCTGAGTTATCTTTAAGAATTGTCATTACAAAGATGAGTCCACAGGCAGCCAGAGCAACAATCCCCAGTTGTTTTCCAAGTTCGTCTAGTTTACGTTGAAGTGGTGTTTGTTCATTGCCTGATGATTGAAGCATCTTCGCAATCTTACCTACTTCAGTACCCATTCCAACACCCACTACTACACCTAAACCACGGCCATAGGTGACCATACCAGATGAGTATGCCATGTTTTTACGATCACCCAGTACATCGTCATCGTTCCCCACATAATGAGAATCCTTATCAACGGGTACAGATTCTCCAGTAAGGGATGCTTCTTGGATCTTTAAGCTATTGGTTTGAATGAGTCGAATATCTGCAGATACTAAATCCCCTGCTTCAAGCACTAACACGTCACCAACTACGACCTCACTTGATGGTATGGATACTTCCTTACCATTACGAATTACCTTTGAGTAAGGACTTGCCATCTCTTGTAAAGCCTTGAGCGCTTGTTCTGCTTTACCTTCTTGTACAAATCCGATGTATGCGTTAAGAAATACAATTGCTAAAATAATAATAGATTCAATTTCATCCCCTAAAAAGAAACTAATAATTGCGGCAATAAAGAGGATAATAATCATTGTATCCTTAAATTGGTCAAGTAAACGTGACCATTGGCTTCGTTCAGCTTCAGCTTCAAGCTTATTCTCACCATATTTATTGCGTGATTCTTTGATTTCAGAATCCGTCAGTCCTGATTCAACATTCGTAAAATCACGAACATCTTCCAAAGACTTTGTATACCACTTCTGGTCTGTCATTTGTGTATTCTCCTCCTATCAAACAAATGGGATAGTAAAATAAAAGAGACCCTATCCAAGTCAAAAAACATGAATAAAGTCTCGAAATTTATACGTGTTCCGGACATTTTAAGTCGTGTTGACGAAACAGCGTCCATTCTAGGCTCCTACTCCCTTTATACAAAGCACATCATATCAAATCCATGAACGTTTGTAAAGAAAAACCTATGTGATTTCAGCGACTTATTCAGTGCAGCTGCCATGTAATTGTAAGCGTTTGAGTGAATGTAATATCACGTGTTTGAATAGTTGAATACTCTGAGTTTACACCCATTGCTCTAATGTGATAAGGGGTTTGTGATGCATCGATATATTCAATATGTGCAATAGACCCTAATGTTACTTCAGAACTGGTTGAAATGACGTGTGCGACTCTTTTCGCATCCATTACTGCCATTTCAATTGCTTCTAGACGTGCACCATCTTCATCACTGTATCGATATGCAACTGAAAGATTAAAATTGTTGTGTGTATGAAGTGCAGCAAGTAATTCAGATATTGAGTGGAGTTGTAAGTCTGTCTCAAAGGTAATATCTTGCGTACACTCAATTGATTTCTGTTCAAACTTCGCTTCATTAATGAGACTGATATTGATGGACGATGTGAGCAAGTCGTTTGGATCATAGCCCAGACGTACAAAGATGTTCACAAAGTCTTGATAGTTCTGCTCCAATTTTTTCATTGCATCTGAAGATGTGATGCCACGTTGGACTAGCGTTGTATACAGAACAATTCGATTTGGTTTCTTCATAACAGTACCTGTCCCTTGTACTGTTAAGGTATTAACATTATGATTCATGAAATATCACCAATACTTATAATGTTGCGATTGCATTCATTTCTTGAGGAGACAGTTCAAAATCGAAGAGTTCAAGATTGAGTGCTTGCCGCAACGCGTTGTGTGACTTTGGAATAACGATAACACCGCGTTGTATTTGATACCTTAGTGCTACTTGAGCCCACGTTTTGTGGTATTTTTGTCCGATTGCTTCCAATGCATCTTTTGATTCTTGGGAAGTTCTTGATAAAGGTCCCCACGCTTCCACACCAATACCGTGTTCTAAACAAAAGGCAGTCAGTTCACCATTCCATTTACCAGGATGGGATTCAATTTGATTTACGGCCGGTTTGATGCGAGCACGTTGTATCAGGGTTGTAAGTTGTTCTTGCGTGAAATTGGAAACCCCAATTGATTTTAGGACCCCTAAATCAACATAACTTTCTAAAACAGCCCACATTTGAAGCATCCCTTCCATATCATCCCATGGATGATGAATCAGGTATAGGTCAATGTAATCAGTGTTCAATGCTTCTAGACTCTGTTTTACACCTTTGTGAACCGCTTCTTGAGTTTCATAATATGCTTCTTTACCCGGAATCTTTGATGTAATAAAGAACTCACTACGGTTTAAGCCACTACGTTCAATTCCCAATGCCACAACCGATTCGTTGCGATATGAGATTGCGGTATCAAAATGACGATATCCTGCTTTGATTGCAGCTTCAATTTCTGAAGTATCATCATTAATTGCCCCCATATAATCACGATCCACTTTTCCAAATGTATTGGTTCCTGAACCAATCACTGGAATTGTAACTCCAGTATTTAAAGTTATGTTTTTCATTTGTGTTCCTCCCGATATTCACTTCTTAAGTACCCATATGCTAACACATTATGGTAGGTTCCGCTTCGATAAAGCATATTTCTCAGTGTTCCCTCATGTCTAAAGCCTAATGATTCATAAAGCTTTATGGCGCGAATGTTGAAATCAAAGACATGCAAATAGAGACGTTCAAGGTTTAGTCCTTCAAATCCCCAGTCCATGAGTTGTTTCATAATTTGTTTTCCATATCCCTTATTCCAATAGGAACGATCCCCAATCACGATTGCAAGTTCAGCGTGACGATTGCGTTCATCAAGATTCATAAAAGCACAGGTTCCAATTGCTTTGTCATCTTCATAAACCATAAACGTTGGTCCGCTGATCATCCGCTGGCTCCATACTTCTACCTCTTCATAAGACATCGGTCTTAAAAAGCCACTTTGATCATATTTCGCGACTTCTGGATCATTTCTCCATTCATAATACAATGGAATGTGTTTTTCTGTAAATTTCTCATACTTTAACATTGTATTCACCTCTTCAAAATTATATCATATTCCTGTATGTCAATGTTGACTTGGAGGGTATATGAAATATTTAATTCTTGGACTATTCGTAATCATCGGTTTGTTTTATGTCTTAAAACTCTATAGTAGGTATAAAATGAATCGTGTTAAAAATCGCTTGCGTGTCACGTATGGTGAACTGGAAGTGATGGATGTAAAAGCTGAGGACATTGAAAGCATTCATGCATCATATCAATACTTAAAACGTGAGGATGATATCGACGATATTACATGGAGTGATTTAGACCTTGAAGAAATCTTCTGGCGCATCAATAGCACCCAATCCTCTTTGGGTGATGAGTGGCTTTATGCACGACTTCACCGCCAAATACCTGATGATTTACATGAAATTGACCAACTCATCAAATACTTTGACGCCTCAGAAGAAGATCGATTAAACGTTCAAGTGCAATTGAATTATATTGGCAAGCATACCGGTCATAACACGTATGAGTTTTTAGAACATATCAATTCGATCCGGTCTACACGATCCTATTTGTACTTGGGACAGATGATTGTCTTTGTGACATCAATCCTCTTATGTTTTATTATTCCTGATATTGGAATTCCCCTTGCACTGTTTTCGTTTTTATTGAACAATTATACCTATTATGCCCTCAATCCAAATCAGAAGTATGAAAAAAACCTTCAACTTATTGGATCAGCCATTGGGATTTGTGCCCACCTTAAGAAAACGACATCATTTAATGATGACAATCCTTATTTTAAACAGTTTAATGCATTGATTCGTGTTTTATCCCCAATATCCAAGACAATCAAACGTTCTACAGGAACATCAATGGCCAGCGAGTCAGGAATAATGTTTAAGGGACTGGATGCAGCTTTTCTAATTACGCCTACATTTATGAGCATTTCATTAAATTTGATTCAAAAACATAAGCAAAACATCCTCGATCTTTTTGAAGTATTGGGTGCATTTGACGGTACAATTGCTACAGCATCTTACAAACACACCCTCCCTTACTTTTGTGAACCTACGTTTACATCAAATGATACCCTTGAGTATGATGCGCTGGTTAATCCTTTACTGAGCGATAAAAACGGTGTTTCAAACTCAGCAACCACCCACAATAAGCTGATCTTTACAGGATCCAATGCAAGTGGGAAATCCACATTTATTAAAGCACTCGCTTTAAACGCTCATTTAGGGCAAACATTGAACGTTTGTTGTGCCAAACGCTATGCTTTTAAACCCGGGTATATCTACACATCCATGGCGCTTCGTGATAATGTTCTATCGGGTAAATCCTACTTTATTGTTGAGCTTGAATCCTTGAAACGGATTGTGAATGCCATCCACACACACGATCACTGTATTGTGGTGGTAGATGAAATTCTTCGTGGTACCAATACGATTGAACGCATCGCTGCTTCAAGTTCCATCTTAGAATCGATTAAAGATACGAATGCTATGGTTTGTGTTGCAACTCATGATATCGAACTCACACAGATTCTCAACGGTTCTTATGACAACTATCACTTCAGAGAAACCGTTGGCGATGGCGGGATTTCATTTGATTATAAACTTCATGAAGGCCCTTCAACAACAACCAATGCAATCAAACTCTTAGCGTATATGGACTTTGATGCTCAAATAGTCGACACATCCAACCAACGTGTGGATCAGTTTAAACAACATAAATCTTGGCGATAAAATAAAAAACGGAGTACATGACTCCGTTTGAACCCTACCCCAAATCTAAACATAAAGATGCGGTGGTATGGTTTTTTTAAAATACAAGTTTATCAAATGCTGTAGCATAGATTTTTATGGCTGTTTTAACATCGTCTACTGAAATGGATTCATCCACTTGGTGCATAGTCATCGGTGCTCCAGGAAGTAACATACCATAGGCAACAATATTCGGCATTGCACGCGCATAGGTCGCACCACCAATCTTCAGTGGTTTTGTTTTAAGATCCCCGGTTACCTCTTGATATGCTTCATAAAGTTTCCTAAAGACTTCTGATTTTTCTGACAGTTGAATGCTTGGCAATCCACCTTTTGTCTCAACTTTCAAATTATGTTTTGATGCATATTTTTCTACGAGACTTACGATTTCAAACTTTTCAAATGACACGGGATAACGAATATCCAACGTTGCATATTTGAGTGTGTCTTCTGTTCTAACAATCCCAATATTATGTGTTAAGTATCCTGATACATTATCATAGAATCGATCAAAGATTGGATAGGAATATAAATCATCAATAAATGCTTCAAGTGGTGACAATTCACCAATTTCTTTTTTTGCTTGAATGAGCTTCACAATCGCATTCTTCCCTTGTTCTGGAGTTGATGCATGTGCTGCGACACCTTGAACAATTAGATAGTCATCTTGTACCTCAAATGGGGTATTTTTTTGTTTCAGTGCATCAATAAGTTCTGGGCTATGTTTTGTGCGTGCTGCATTTGGTACTGCATTACCACTGACACCCCCTTCAAGAAACTCACCGCGATTTAAAAGATCTGTAATGAGGAAACTTACGGTGCCTTTTTCTACTTGAACCAGTGGAAAATCAGCATCCGGTGTAATCCCATAATCAGGCAATCGTTCATGTTTCTTATACGAATCCATACAACGCCATTGGCTTTCTTCATCGGTTCCAAAGATAAACCGAACGGTATGCTTTAATGTTTTCCCCGCATCCAATAACAGTTTCAATGCAAACATGTTTGCAAGAACTGGTCCCTTATCATCTTGAACACCGCGTCCATAGAGCATCCCTTCATGCAGGGTTACTTTAAATGGATCGAAAGTCCATTTTGAAACATCACCAACACTGACGACATCAACATGTCCTAAAACCCCCATCATAATGTCAGAGTCCCCGACTTCAGCATAACCATACATGCCATCTTCAGATTTAAAGGTGCGATATCCCCAACTTTTCGCAATGTCTAGGACTGTGTCCAGTGCATCATTAATCCCCTTGCCAAATGGTTTATCGCCACTTTCGTCAATCACACTTGGACATGAAACAAGTCTGTCCAAGCTTTCTAAGTAAACATCGAATTCATGTTCAATCTTTATGTTTTCCAAATGAAAGCCCTCCTTGATATATATATATCTACTATTGTATCAAAAAAGTCTCGAAACTGTATCAAGACTTTCTTAAACACATAATTTCCTAAATTTTTTAGTCCGTTTGTTTTACAACCGGTGAATTTGCGTTACGACGAATGCTATCAATACCATTCAACGCAGATGCTTTGGTTGTATAGCTTTCTGATGCGACAATGATTTCACCATTTCGTGCTTTCAATCTGAATCTGAATGCTCCAGCATGATCGAGATACACTTCAAATTTTGGATTTGTATGTGTAGTCACTTTTCGTGCTGTTTGATCCTCAACCGGAGCTTTAGGTGCAATGGTTCTTACCACCTCAATGCCATGTTCACATGCACTTTCAGAACTATATACTTCAGATGTTGCGATTGCTTCACCATTCACAGCCTTTAAGTCAAACTTAACGCCAGTGTTGGTATTTCTTATAATATATTTACCCATGATATCGGCCTCCTTAGTGGGTTATATAATCCAACAACTCCTTGTATTCGAATCATAGCACACTCTAAGAAACTATTCAGTTCAAATGAACTTAATCTATCGCAATTCAACTAAAACAAATATTAATTTTGCCTTCATTTCAATAATATATTAATTCAGTAACCTAAAATATGTATCGATTGTATATTCTAATGTCTATCACAAAAAATGGTCCGATTTTAACCAAAAAGAATTAATGTCCGTACTTTTTAAAAAAGCGTACCCTTTGGTACGCTCTAACATTGAGATATAAAGATTTAAATTTGCATGCATCTACACACTGGCAGTATGTAGGGATGATTCGCTCATGTATTGTAAGACCGACTTACGGGTTATGATTCCCATAAACTTGTCTCTATCATCGACGACAGGTAAGAAGTTTTGATCAAACATTCGCATAATCACATCATCAACAGTCTCTGTTACCTTTATCGGACGATTCCAATCAGTTCGAATGATATCCATAAGTTGGACTTGTTCATAATCATGAAGATTGAAATCATCATGATCAACAAGACACCATAGGAAATCACCTTCGTTGACAGTCCCAATATATTCACCTGTTTTAGATAATACAGGCATCGCTGTATAACCATGATAGCGCATTTTCTCAAGACATTGTCTGACTGAAAAGTCTTCTTCAAGATACCCAATCATTTTCTTTTGAGTTAGTAGAAACACAATGCTCATTGATGCTTTGTTTGAAGCTTTTCTCATTCCACCGTCTAACTGATACGTTGTCATAATCCACCTCTTCTTATAACAAGTTTATCACACTAGAATTATAATACATCAAATCACATAAAATACTATAAATTAAGTTTTTATTTCGATAAAGTCTTTGTATAGAGAATGCCTGCAAATGGTAACAAGACATATCCGACAACCATCGCACTGATTGCATACATATTGAGGGTTTGAACCCCTTGCGCATCTTTCATCGAGAATTGGCCTACCCAATCAAACTTCACAAGCAGTAACACGACCATGCAAAGCCCAATAATTGGGATAATAACATCCATCACAAAGTTCTTACGCGCTGTTTTTAACACTTCGTGCTCATTTTTGGCCTTGCCATAATAAAAGGCAATAACACCCATTGGTACGACAATAAACTGCACAAATCGTGAAATCGAGCTGATTACCATAATCCCTTTCATATCATATTGAAAAGCCATCGGAATTACGACTGCAAGCAGTGCAGTAACAACAAAGGACAATACTGGAATCCCTTTACTGTTTTCCTTCGCTAATGATTGGGGTATTTGATTTTCCTGTGCCATCGCTTGGAACACACGCGGTGTACTAAACGATGCAGCAATATTAATTCCAAACATTGAAACAAGTGACCCATAAACAATAATTTGTTTGATCAAGGGATGATCAAAGGCTGAAGCTAAGACAACAACTTCTTCACTGTTTAAGATTGCTTGTGGATTCGCAATCATTGCACTGCTGACCACACCAATATAAATTAAGGCAATGATGCCCATTGCAAGTGGAATTGCTTTGGGTAAGTTAGCTTCGGGGTTTTCCATTTCTGAAGTTGCACTTGCAACACTTTCAAAGCCTGTAAATGCATAGAAAGCTGCAATCACTGCAGCAACAAATAGGGATAAGTCCATCGAGGTGCTCCCGGGTACTAAATCACGCACTTCACCAAAATGTGAGGTACCGGTTAATAAGAAACCGATGAATCCAGCGCTAATGGCTACCACAAGGGCGGATATCTTCCCAATTGTTGACACATTATTCATAATTTGAACAATATGATTTCCCAACAAGTTAATCACAAGTAACACACTCATTAAAACAATAAACCCAAGGGTAATCATGGATGTTGTGACATTACTTGCACCCACAAAGATGCTCAGTGTTGTTCTCACAACCGCTGTACCCATAACGCCCCAAGCAATGGCTGCGGAAACAAATCGGGTAATACCGACATACAGTCCAATATTATTCCCAAATGCTGCTTTCGCATAGGCATACCCTGCTCCATTTTTATTGACATATTTTGCTGCAGAGGCAAACACCATCGCCAAGACACCTGCAAAGATTGCAGCTGCAATATAGATCAAGGGGGTTAATGTTCCTGCCGTAGCAATTACCCCTTGTGGTGATAGAAAGATTCCTGTTCCGATAATCGAGTTGATTGTTAATAAGACAATTGACCAA
This DNA window, taken from Erysipelothrix larvae, encodes the following:
- a CDS encoding APC family permease, with translation MSRKKFGFWSIVLLTINSIIGTGIFLSPQGVIATAGTLTPLIYIAAAIFAGVLAMVFASAAKYVNKNGAGYAYAKAAFGNNIGLYVGITRFVSAAIAWGVMGTAVVRTTLSIFVGASNVTTSMITLGFIVLMSVLLVINLLGNHIVQIMNNVSTIGKISALVVAISAGFIGFLLTGTSHFGEVRDLVPGSTSMDLSLFVAAVIAAFYAFTGFESVASATSEMENPEANLPKAIPLAMGIIALIYIGVVSSAMIANPQAILNSEEVVVLASAFDHPLIKQIIVYGSLVSMFGINIAASFSTPRVFQAMAQENQIPQSLAKENSKGIPVLSFVVTALLAVVIPMAFQYDMKGIMVISSISRFVQFIVVPMGVIAFYYGKAKNEHEVLKTARKNFVMDVIIPIIGLCMVVLLLVKFDWVGQFSMKDAQGVQTLNMYAISAMVVGYVLLPFAGILYTKTLSK